The sequence tcatttttgaataGAAAAATCTTGACTCCTGAATctcaattgaagaagactAAAGCTCAACAAAAGACTGCAGAACAAATTGCTGCAGAGAGAGCTGCCCGTAAAGCCGTATGTTCATTTACCATGTTTGAAAGATATTATATCATTCCTTTTACAGTGAGTTcacaaaaatataatactTTGTTAAAGAGATCTTTTCTCGGTTTTACATTTCCTTGGCATTTGTTAGTCGCGAACaattttcactttttgcaacgttttttttctttcttaatgatgaaaactATTCCTTATTCTCGACTAGTCTTTGACAATGCTGTCGTTTAATCACCATCTTTCGGCTGACtagtaaagaaaatgcaAGAGTGAGAATATGCCAAGAATCTGCAAGATTGAGTTAAGTTTTCTTAGAAAGTTTTATCGTGCATATTTTTCACTAAATTGGAATGACGTTAAAACCAAAAGTACTGATCTTACTAACATtaatcaaaaattcttgatgaatattattttaggctaacaaggaaaaaagagctattattttggaaagaaacGCCGCTTACCAAAAGGAATACGAAACTGCTGAAAGAAACATCATTCAAGCTAAGCGTGATGCCAAGGCTGCTGGTTCCTACTACGTCGAAGCTCAACACAAGTTGGTCTTCGTTGTCAGAATCAAGGGTATTAACAAGATTCCACCTAAGCCAAGAAAGGTTCTACAATTGCTAAGATTGACAAGAATCAACTCTGGTACATTCGTCAAAGTTACCAAGGCTACTTTGGAACTATTGAAGTTGATTGAACCATACGTTGCTTACGGTTACCCATCCTACTCTACTATTAGACAATTGGTCTACAAGAGAGGTTTCGGTAAGATCAACAAGCAAAGAGTTCCATTGTCCGACAATGCTATCATCGAAGCCAACTTGGGTAAGTATGGTATCTTGTCCATTGACGATTTGATTCACGAAATCATCACTGTTGGTCCACACTTCAAGCAAGCTAACAACTTTTTGTGGCCATTCAAGTTGTCCAACCCATCTGGTGGTTGGGGTGTCCCAAGAAAGTTCAAGCATTTCATCCAAGGTGGTTCTTTCGGTAACCGTGAagaattcatcaataaattGGTTAAGGCTATGAACTAACATTATTCCGTGTGGCAATAATCTCAATgtataataaataatatttctCTTCATATATATGACCGGACTCGTAATAGAATAATTGACTGGAACAATAGCGCATATTGCTTTGCTTCTATACGTAGTTGAGTTTTCACTCACGTACAGCTAGAGAATCTCACATAGGAGTATCCCTGTAGTTAGTTCCGCGCGGTTCGATCACGGATATACTTTCAACAATGGCAGTATGAAAGCCTGttataaaaaagaaggaaacaATAAACGAAGTGCTTTTTTGCCTCCtaaattattcaatttGACAACTGATTTCCAGCCATTCATTATTCAGTGAGGAGCGACAATGTTTGGAGTCAAGGATGCTATATTCAAGATTAAACGTTCCATTGCAGGCACAGATTCTTCTGATTCCACTGCTTACACAACGGCAAGTGAATCTTCACCTCAATTAAAAGATTCCCATAACCCCTTTCGAAATAAAACGACATCCGAGAGAACTATAGTTGAGGAGGGCTCTCTACCACCGGTGAGATTGAATGGCTACTTGCCCTCAACTAAAAATAAACTTCTTACTCCTGAAATGTGCGATGAAATAAGAACATTAATGCCCACGAGGATACAGTTGTACACCGAATGGAACCTTCTATATAGCCTTGAGCAACATGGGTCTTCATTACACTCCCTGTATAGTAACGTTGCTCCAGATAGCAAGGAATTTAGAAGAGTGGGGTATGTATTAGTAATAAAGGATCGTAAAAACGGAATCTTTGGAGCTTACAGCAACGAAGCTTTTCATCCTAACGAACATAGGCAATACACAGGAAACGGGGAATGTTTTCTATGGAAGCTGGATAAAGTACCTGATGTTAATATATccgaaaaagaagaatctGAGCAAGAAGGTAAAGAAGGTAAGGAGGAAGGGGATAAAGAGGAGAGATGGAGGTTTTCAGGTTATCCTTACACTGGAGTTAACGAATTTGCTATATACTGTACATCtgaatttctttcaatggGTGCAGGTGATGGTCATTATGGTCTTTTATGCGATGACGGCCTACTCCATGGTGTTTCAAACCCTTGTCAAACATATGGCAATGAAGTTTTGAGTAAGGAgggcaaaaaattttctataGTAGCTTTGGAAGTATGGCGTGTAGGATAGTGTCATCTATTTAAATATCATACTATGTATTTATGAATGAGAACCTCATGATTGTAAACGAGAAACACTCCTTTAAATAGCCTAAACCGTATCCTCAGTAAGAAAAACTAGAAAATACGGTCCTAATACTTGCATGTGTTTTATGAGTGACGAAATAAataggaaaagaaaaatattttaatacAAACTATCATTTATTGAAATgctctttttcattttcttcattaaatcATTGTATGCAGGCTGGGAAAAACAACCTTGCAATCTCCCaatgtgaaaaaaaaaagaaaatgaagatacGAACATACCTGAAGTGGGAAAGGCAGTTGCCACAACCAGAAGAGCATAACATATTGTCATGACCTCTTTATATGCACCTGGGGCGGAGGATATTCGGCAAAGGTTACGTCCTTTTGggtttttctttgagaAATCACTAAAGGATTTGATTAAGGGTATTAGGTCTCACAACGAAACACCAGAAAAACTGGATCAATTCTTTAAACAAGTATTAAGTGAATGCCGGGAAGAAGTGAACTCTCCAGATCTAAATTCTAAGACCAATGCCGTTCTTAAATTGACCTATTTAGAGATGTACGGTTTTGACATGGCTTGGTGCAACTTTCATATCTTAGAGGTTATGAGCAGTAATAAACTTCAACAAAAACGTGTGGGGTATTTGGCTGCATCACAATCTTTTTACAAAGATTCTGACATTTTGATGCTTGCAACTAActtgttgaaaaaagacTTAAAGTATGACGGAAACAATGATGTTGTTAAAGTTGGCATTGCTTTAAGTGGTCTTTCCACTATAATTACACCCTCATTAGCAAGAGATATAGCTGATGATTTGTTCACTATGCTAAACAGCACAAGACCGTACATAAGAAAGAAGGCCATTACCGCACTATTTAAAGTTTTTCTGCAATATCCAGAGGCTTTGAGAGATAATTTTGATAAGTTTGTTTCAAAGCTAGACGATGATGATATATCTGTGGTTTCTGCCGCTGTCAGTGTTATTTGCGAgctatcaaaaaaaaacccCCAACCATTCATCCAGCTTTCACCTTTATTATACGAGATATTAGTTACCATTGACAATAACTGGATAATCATTAGATTATTGAAGTTATTCACCAACTTATCACAAGTGGAACCGAAATTGAGAGCCAAGTTATTGCCGAAAATTTTAGAACTGATGGAGAGTACTGTTGCAACTTCTGTGATCTATGAATCTGTCAACTGTATTGTCAAGGGGAATATgctagaagaagatgattttgaaacaGCAATGGCATGCCTGGAAAGATTGCACACATTTTGTGATTCTCAGGATCCAAATTTGAGATATATTAGCTGCATATTGTTTTACAAGATCGGCAAAATCAATACTGATTTTATTTCTCGGTTCGACCAACTGATTATACGCTTACTCTCCGATGTCGACGTTTCTATAAGATCAAAAGCAATTGAATTGGTTGAAGGTATTGTTGATGAGGATAACTTAAAGGCAATTGTCCAAACATTGATGAAGCAATTTGTAGATGAAGATGTGGTTATCCTACAAACTGGAAGCATCGTATAcgaaaaatcaaagagaATTCCCATAATAATTCCAGAAAATTACAAGATAAAAATGGTGAACGTCATTATATCGATTTGTTCAGCTGACAACTATTCCAGTGTTAACGACTTTGAATGGTACAATGCAGTAATAATGGACTTGGCGATGCTCTGTCAAGACATATCTGATAAAAGCCTTGGATCAAAAATTGGTGAACAGTTTAGgaatttgatgataaaAGTTCCTTCAATGAGAGAAGTAACCATTGCTAATATTATAAAGCTTATTTCAAATGACAATATTAACAAACAGTTGCCTACCGTATTGAGAGAATGCATTTGGTGTCTCGGAGAATTTTCTACCCTAGTTGAAAATGGTAACGActtaataaaaatcatGACTGAGAATATCAGTTATTATTCTCATAGTGTACAAGAAGTTTTAATTTTAGCACTTGTTAAAGTATTTAGTAATTGGTGTAATAACTTTCAGGAGGATAAACgctttgaaattaaaatgGTGTTAAAAGAGCtaattgaattttttgaaaatttatCTTATTCGAGTACATTCGAAGTCCAGGAAAGAAGCGTAGAAGttttagaatttttaaGACTAAGTTTGGAGGCTTTAGAGGAGGATACGGAAGGTCTACCAATGCTACTGAGCGAAGTCCTGCCTAGTTTTTTTAACGCCTATGAACTCGCACCAATTGCGCGTGGGACTCAATTGAAGTTAGCAGTAGATGAGAATCTTGATCTAGAAACTCCATTTTTGACAAAGGAGGCAGCTGATGAACTCTTAgatgaacaaaaaagtGACGCCATCAGTGATTTAATGTCTGATATCTCAATGGACGAGCAAGTTGAACTAAAATTCGTTGATGATTCTGATACTTCgtatgaagaaaaggaaaaattggatgattttgaaaatccATTTGAGATTGAGAGAGAAAAGGAACGGATGTCAAATCCTTATTATCTAggtgaagaagacgaagaaagaACTAAGAACTCTAAAGATTTGTTGGACTTGAATGAGGAGGAAAGTAGTGATAAAAAGCCAGAAACTATTAGATTAAATAGAACCGATAATTCGTTGAATTCTCTAAGTTTATCTACAACTGAAATCAGcagaaagaagaagaagggaaagaagaaaaataggGTTCAAGTCTTATCCGATGAACCTGTTATCGAAGCCGCTcccaaaaggaaagatGCATTCCAGAAACCCCATGATAATCATTCAACTCAAAatcctttgaaaaaggacAAGATTAATCTGAGAATGCACTCTCaacttgaaaattttgatttttccaattttggGCAATCGAGTAACGCAGGAAGAGGATCGCAGGAAGAGGGCAACCTTAGAAAGGAAGACGAGTTAGAATTAAGTCGTTTAGAGGCCAATCTTATTgtaaaagatgaaaaggatAATTTAAGTGATACTGAAGAAGTTATAGttataaaaaagaagaagaaagggAAAAAGTCAAAgtcaaaaaacaaactaAAAAcgaaagcaaaaaattctCCAGAACCAAATGAATTTCTTCGAGACCAAAGCACTGACATTTaacgataaaaaaatcgaaGTCGTGAATTCTCAATGACAGCGATTACGTACGTAAACTATAATTAATTTAAGTATTTTATTCTGCATAGTATATTATTGCGGTGCACTCAATTTGCCGAAAGAGACGGCATATTTAATAATGACGCGAATGAATCAAAGGCCGCCAAAGGTAATCATAGACCAGAGATGATTtgcaaaattatttgacATACTATTGCTAGTGTAACAATAACACAGCATAACTTTGCTTAGACATATATGTCATTTAAGGCAACTATCACCGAGTCGGGGAAGCAGAATATCTGGTTTCGTGCGATATATGTGTTATCTACAATTCAGGATGATATCAAGATTACAGTGACAACAAATGAGTTAATTGCTTGGTCAATGAACGAGACAGATACTACTCTTTGTCAGGTTAGGTTTCAGAAAAGCTTTTTTGAGGAGTATGAGTTTAAACCACATGAGATTGTATTTGGAGAAAATGGGGTTCAAGTTATAGAAGATACGTACGGCAATAGTCATAAGTTATACTCCTTCCGTGTTAATGGAAGACACCTAACAACTATATCAAGAAAGCCGGATGGTGATGGCATCAAATCATTCACAATTGCGGTAAACAACACTTCTACCTGTCCTGAATCACTTGCAAATAGATTGATTGTGGTGATTGAAATGGATTCGTTAATAGTCAAAGAATACTGTCCCCAATTCCAGCCAATAAAATACGATCCCATAATAATCAACCTTAAGTACAAAAGGAGGTTTTTGGATGTTTTTGGAACTGCTGCCTCCGATCGGAATCCACAGGAGCCCTTGGACCCTAAGCTATTGGACGTTTTTACAAATACAGAGCGTGAGCTAACATCAGCCTTATTTAACGAAGAAGTGGAATCAGACATACGTAAAAGGAATCAGTTAACGGCTGCTGATGAGATTAATTACATTTGTTGTAATTCaactttattgaagaattttttagaCAACTGCAATGTTAATGTAACCGATGAAGTAAAATTGGAAATTAACGTACATAGGCTAAGCATAACTGCATTCACCAAGGCCGTCTACGGCAAAAATAACGACCTTTTAAGAAATGCGTTAAGCATGAGTAACACTATCAGTACGCTCGATCTTGAGCATTATTGCTTATTTACAACAATCGAAGATGAAAAACAAGATAAGCGATCACATAGTAAGCGTAGAGAGCATATGAAAAGTATAATATTCAAATTGAAGGActtcaaaaacttcatAACGATAGGTCCATCCTGGAAGACTACCCAGGACGgaaatgataatataaGTTTATGGTTTTGCCACCCAGGGGACCCTATTCTTATGCAAATGCAAAAACCGGGCGTAAAATTAGAATTGGTTGAAGTTACTGACAGTAACATTAACGATGATATTTTAGAAGGAAAATTCATAAAAACAGCAATCTCTGGCTCCAAAGAAGAGGCCGGACTgaaagacaacaaagaaagcTGCGAAAGTCCATTAAAAAGCAAAACTGCTTTAAAGAGAGAAAACCTGCCACACTCTGTGGCTGGAACTCGAAACAGTCCTTTGAAAGTGTCGTATCTGACCCCTGATAATGGAAGCACAGTTGCTAAGACCTATAGAAATAACACGGCAAGAAAATTATTCGTGGAAGAACAAAGCCAAAGTACGAATTACGAACAAGATAAGCGGTTCCGGCAGGCTAGTTCAGTTCATATGAACATGAATCGGGAACAAAGTTTTGACATTGGTACGACTCATGAAGTGGCCTGTCCACGTAATGAGAGCAATTCTTTAAAAAGATCCATAGCAGATATTTGtaatgaaactgaagaCCCCACCCAACAATCTACATTTGCAAAAAGGGCAGACACCACTGTGACATGGGGAAAAGCGTTACCAGCTGCAGATGATGAGGTTTCATGCAGCAATATCGATAGAAAAGGAATGctcaagaaagaaaaattgaagcaTATGCAAGGTCTGTTGAATTCCCAGAATGACACAAGTAATCACAAGAAACAGGACAATAAAGAGATGGAAGATGGGCTGGGTCTAACACAAGTAGAAAAGCCAAGGGGTATATTTGACTAAAACCATAATGCAAAATCAGTATAAAGGCGTGTAAATATTAGATGAAGTAGCAATTATCATGATAATATCGATCgctgtttttttttttttttctgtctCAATTTGGTGAGCGTGCGGCTGATGGTCCATCACGGTCGGGGAACAAactaaaattttcaatagcaTAATATCTCTATATTGCATAGCTTTTTACTTAATAGGAacttaaaaatttcattgatgCTATTATATTTAACTCATAAGTCAATctctttttccattttgatTAGCTTATTGCGACATGGACTATGAATTATAAtaactttgaaaattcGAAGGGTGATGGACATTCTAGGCTTCCCAAACCTACATACTCCGGAACGCTATCAGATGGCTATGATGAATCGAAAATTAAAAGGCAAAAAACAGACTCTGCTTTTAATGCAGCTTACTCACCTCATATGTATCCGAACTCTCCGTATTATGAAGGTTCATGGAATACCGGTTATACTCCTCAACTTCATCATGTAGCCCCTCATAATCAATATTTCCATCCAATACAACCGTCCACTCAGTACAATTATACGAGTCCTCCCAATTATACAGAAAATTACATACCGCCAGTTCATCAGAATATATCTTATGCACCAGCGCTTAATTTACAGAAGTGGCCATCATCATATTGTGAAAACACTCAAGCCTTAAAGAATGATAAAGATTACCAAACATCAATTAGTTATGAAGATGTTGCAATACCGACCGTAAAGGAAATACAATTGATTGAGAAAAACAGAGGGAAAGATACGTTTATGAATGAAATAAGTCCAGTACCATCAAGCAAGGATCAAGCATCTGCGGAGCCTACAGAAATCCCAAGAAAGGATCCCGAGCTGGCAAATTCTAATGCCGAAGATGATCATAATAACTTAGGGctagaagatgatgatCGTGATGAGCAGTTAGAATCAGAGGGGTTGGGTAAGGTGGTTTTGGTTCCTGGAACCTCCATAGCATTGATTACTGATGAAGATGTTAAAAAGTGgagagaagaaagaaaaaaaatgtggCTACTGAAAATATCCAATAACAAACAGAAACATATGCAAGAAATGGGCATAAAGGAAGATGAACTGAAGAGCCAACCTAGCATTTTCAAAGAGTcaaggaaagaaaagcaatttATACAGAgtattcaaaatcaagTGCAGAGAGGAAATCCGAAGATTGACTTGAACTTGAAATTGATACAGCGAGAATTCGCAAACGAAAACTCCCAACTTTTGGACTTTATAAGAGAATTGGGAGATGTAGGATTACTTGAATATGAGCTATctcaacaagaaaaagatgtaCTTTTTGGGAGCTCTgaagataataataaaaatcatTACAAACcaaattacaaaaacaGGAAACCTAATCTGAGTAGAGCCAACTTTACTAGAAATAAGTAATAGAATAGCAAATATTGATATACATGGAAGAGTACATGCAAAGGTgcgtaaaaaaaaataagtcAGATAAAACTAATTACTGTTTAGAAATCATGAGTATATGAAACTAATTTTGAAGAGCTTTAACTGCTAGGTTACTTAAAACAGTAGTTACAGCAGCACCAAGGAACGAACCGAAAATGGCACCTTGGTAAAATGAACCCTTATTCTCTCTCTGTACTTTACTTTCAGAAGcgtcttttttcttacttttcGTTCGTGATTTTGTGGAAGATGTTGTCGTTTTGTGCTTCCTGACTCTACCAGGCGACACAGCCTTCTTAATGTGTTGTTCATTATTAACTAATGACTTTTTATTAAGCGGTCCACCGTTTTTGGCTTTATTTATAACGAACCCATCAGCAGAGTTTGAACTTGCATCTGTCAGTTTATGCACTCTAAGTTTTTCTTGGTCgttgtttttcttcagtgTAATCAATGCAGCGTTGTCTTCTTTCATTGCTGTCATTTTTTGGAGAagtatttatatatttattagTTATTTAATGTGTTTATAAATTTATCTTGAGGCTGGTGAAATCTATTCCAAGTATTTTAAATATGTTTGCAAATGCGAGTCTACTACTTTGGTTCCATATGATGTCAGTTTTACAACAATTTATACTAGAGATAGCCAATATACTTGTTTCAGTTCTGTTTTGCCGTAATGGAATTATAGCTCCGACAAATGTAATCTTATGCACTGAAATTCAATCCATTGTGACAAGAATTATGTATTTTAGTTCTTATTTGATTTATTTCGACGCCTCGCGCGCGCTCTTAGAATCCGGCCCGACAAAGGATCTGAAACAAGTATAAATCAAATGGCCAATATAATGTCAAGCCTGTTTTATGTGGCAATGTTTAGACAGAAAATCACGCCTGTAGGGGTCCACATATCTCCAGAATAATTAGAGAGTCGGTGTCCTTATGAGATCTTCCTTAAAGCGAACAGATTGATTAATCATGTTTTACGCGAGGATATACGATAAAAACAAGTGAACAGCTCTTACATAACAACGCACTcacttttctctttttcagAAGCTTTTGCATTGAGAAGGCTGCTTCTTCGCTTAAACTTGTCTTTTTTGACTGGTGCGTGTATTTCtgagttttttttgtgaGAATggattttcctttttgctTCAAATTTCGTAACACgttcttgttcttgttcctGTAACTGTTTGGCTAGTTCTTtatcgttttcaatttgcTGAATTTCTTCAAGTAGCAAATTTCCAGTTCCAAAATCACGTTCAATGTCAGTTGACAATTGCTGTCCATTTACCTCTGCTGCACTAAAGTTACCGGCAAAAAAAGCATCGCAGGAGCCGTCCACCGAATCTAGGGATTGCCATACAATATCTTTACAATTTTTATAACCAAAGTCCGTAACCAATGTGTATAATCGATCTTCGTATTTGAACAATGTAGAAAAATGGTCATTTCTGAATAAAATGGAGAATTTGTTGTGTAGCAGCTTTTCTCTCAATCGTAGGAGTCCAAAGGCGGTCAACTGAGTCGGTGATTCGTTCAAAAACAGACCCAAATGCATGGCATCACGTAAAACTTCGTCCGAGTTTTCATCTTGGGAAATTCCACAATTTATATCAGCTGCTTGTGTTAAGATTCTCTGCGCAGATTCATAAGAATAATGAGATAGTTTCTCATCaatgttttcatttatGAAACTGTTGATAACCCAGCCATGGACAACATCAACGTTAAACAATCGAAATATTGACATCTCTTtagtattttcaaaagaccCATTAAACTCAGGGTTAATATTTAAACCTTCATGTAATCTAGGTAACAAACTTAGTAACTCACTTATATCAGTACTAGGTTTATCTGTAACTTGTAAAGCGATATCTGCTAAGACTTCAATAAGTTCTTTTAAAGATATTTGACTTCCCTTATTTACCAACCTTATTAACTCATTGGAAAAACGTGTATGATCTGGTGAAAGTATTAGAATATTTGCAAGTGCTAACAAGGCACAAGGTCCGTTTTCGTTTTGCAGTAATATTCGATGGTTTTGACCATTAATTTTGACACTTTTAGTCGTGAAACTTAAATCCATGAAAAGATATTGCAATAAACAAGAATTGCAGTGATGTGAATCTACTTTGAGCTGTTCTTTAAAGCGCCTTGTAGAATGGGCATTTTGTCCAACGTTTTCAAGACCCTTTTTTCGTACTGCTCGCTGTTAATACTGCGAAACTAAAATAAACGACAGGCAGATGACTAAAACAAATCAAACAAGAACCTCTAGGGAAAGGTGTCCTAAGCGCGGAACTTCTTTTCGTTATGGGGTAAATAGAGCGGTACTTAATAATCTGTTTACAAAGCAATTTTACAAAGTTTTGATATAAGAACATTTAACtaaagagaagaaaaagaaatgaaaagcCATTCTCTTGGCAGAGGAAACAAATGAAGAGGTGCGTGTAAGTGAAATAAATAGACCAAATAGCATTTGAtaaggaagaaataaaagaaatttatAACAGGGTAAAGAGTTTTTCGTTCTGAAAGAGATGCAGCAATAGTAAGAATTAAGTCCTAGTCCAATTTGGGAAGGGAAAACGATTAAAGCATAAACCGCTATGTCGAATTTATGCAAACCATATCAATCTACTTTccttaaaaatttttcgtCCAATTAAAAGAATTCAAGTATAATGTacaagaaatggaaaagattgaaaaaaggGAGTCtatttttgtagttttgCTAAACTATCTAATAGACTTTGAACATTATTGCCAGCaggttgctgttgctgttgctgttgctgttgttgttgttgttgttgttgttgagGTGGCGGAGGTTGGTGTGACATTGGTGGGGCAGAGGGTTTTGCAGATATATTTTGACCATTGTAATTGGTACTCATAGGAGGGGGAGAGGATGAGTTCATAGAGGAATATCCACCCaactgttgttgctgttgttgagGAGCCTGGCCTTGCATTGATTGTATTAAACCAACCAATTGCTGCTGAGCATGaggttgttgttgctgttgttgggCCATTGAAAGCAAATTCGATACAACGTTAGGTGGAAGGTTTTGAATGGCAGATAATAGTTGTTGCTGGTCCATTGGAGTTTGAGAAGGTGGTTGAGGAGGCGGACCAGCCTGATAACGACCATACCCTTGAGGAATTTGTTGTTGTGGAGGTGGTGGTGGAATAGAAGTCTGGTAGCGACCGTAGCTCTGATTCATTGGAATTGGAGGTTGAGAACCATATCCTTGGTCATGGGATGGTGGTGGCATCCCATAATTACCATATggctgttgctgttgttgttgtggAGGAGGCATACTGTAACCCTGGTAATAGTTTGTTTGAGGAGGAGGTCCGACAGCTGGGCCGTTTGGAACAGGAAGAGGAGGAGCGCCATATATGTTTTGCTGATGGCTCATAGCACGGTAATCAGTAGGACGAGAATTATTTCTGTTGTTTTTGATGTTATTAAAAATGGCAACTGCGTCATCAGCGGATATGCTAATATATTCATCAAATTTCGTTTCACCTTGTGAGCCTTTGTAGAAAGTTTGAACATCTACATT is a genomic window of Saccharomyces cerevisiae S288C chromosome XVI, complete sequence containing:
- the RPL7B gene encoding 60S ribosomal protein uL30 RPL7B (Ribosomal 60S subunit protein L7B; required for processing of 27SA3 pre-rRNA to 27SB pre-rRNA during assembly of large ribosomal subunit; depletion leads to a turnover of pre-rRNA; contains a conserved C-terminal Nucleic acid Binding Domain (NDB2); binds to Domain II of 25S and 5.8S rRNAs; homologous to mammalian ribosomal protein L7 and bacterial L30; RPL7B has a paralog, RPL7A, that arose from the whole genome duplication), which gives rise to MSTEKILTPESQLKKTKAQQKTAEQIAAERAARKAANKEKRAIILERNAAYQKEYETAERNIIQAKRDAKAAGSYYVEAQHKLVFVVRIKGINKIPPKPRKVLQLLRLTRINSGTFVKVTKATLELLKLIEPYVAYGYPSYSTIRQLVYKRGFGKINKQRVPLSDNAIIEANLGKYGILSIDDLIHEIITVGPHFKQANNFLWPFKLSNPSGGWGVPRKFKHFIQGGSFGNREEFINKLVKAMN
- the OXR1 gene encoding Oxr1p (Protein that regulates the vacuolar V-ATPase; inhibits V1-ATPase activity and triggers ATP-dependent disassembly of the V-ATPase holoenzyme, counteracting the function of the RAVE complex; localizes to the cytoplasm; required for retention of the vacuolar-ATPase V0 domain subunit Stv1p in pre-vacuolar compartments; involved in resistance to oxidative damage; member of a conserved family of TLDc domain proteins found in eukaryotes; contains an N-terminal EF-hand-like domain), with protein sequence MFGVKDAIFKIKRSIAGTDSSDSTAYTTASESSPQLKDSHNPFRNKTTSERTIVEEGSLPPVRLNGYLPSTKNKLLTPEMCDEIRTLMPTRIQLYTEWNLLYSLEQHGSSLHSLYSNVAPDSKEFRRVGYVLVIKDRKNGIFGAYSNEAFHPNEHRQYTGNGECFLWKLDKVPDVNISEKEESEQEGKEGKEEGDKEERWRFSGYPYTGVNEFAIYCTSEFLSMGAGDGHYGLLCDDGLLHGVSNPCQTYGNEVLSKEGKKFSIVALEVWRVG
- the APL5 gene encoding Apl5p (Delta adaptin-like subunit of the clathrin associated protein complex; functions in transport of alkaline phosphatase to the vacuole via the alternate pathway; suppressor of loss of casein kinase 1 function; the clathrin associated protein complex is also known as AP-3); amino-acid sequence: MTSLYAPGAEDIRQRLRPFGFFFEKSLKDLIKGIRSHNETPEKLDQFFKQVLSECREEVNSPDLNSKTNAVLKLTYLEMYGFDMAWCNFHILEVMSSNKLQQKRVGYLAASQSFYKDSDILMLATNLLKKDLKYDGNNDVVKVGIALSGLSTIITPSLARDIADDLFTMLNSTRPYIRKKAITALFKVFLQYPEALRDNFDKFVSKLDDDDISVVSAAVSVICELSKKNPQPFIQLSPLLYEILVTIDNNWIIIRLLKLFTNLSQVEPKLRAKLLPKILELMESTVATSVIYESVNCIVKGNMLEEDDFETAMACLERLHTFCDSQDPNLRYISCILFYKIGKINTDFISRFDQLIIRLLSDVDVSIRSKAIELVEGIVDEDNLKAIVQTLMKQFVDEDVVILQTGSIVYEKSKRIPIIIPENYKIKMVNVIISICSADNYSSVNDFEWYNAVIMDLAMLCQDISDKSLGSKIGEQFRNLMIKVPSMREVTIANIIKLISNDNINKQLPTVLRECIWCLGEFSTLVENGNDLIKIMTENISYYSHSVQEVLILALVKVFSNWCNNFQEDKRFEIKMVLKELIEFFENLSYSSTFEVQERSVEVLEFLRLSLEALEEDTEGLPMLLSEVLPSFFNAYELAPIARGTQLKLAVDENLDLETPFLTKEAADELLDEQKSDAISDLMSDISMDEQVELKFVDDSDTSYEEKEKLDDFENPFEIEREKERMSNPYYLGEEDEERTKNSKDLLDLNEEESSDKKPETIRLNRTDNSLNSLSLSTTEISRKKKKGKKKNRVQVLSDEPVIEAAPKRKDAFQKPHDNHSTQNPLKKDKINLRMHSQLENFDFSNFGQSSNAGRGSQEEGNLRKEDELELSRLEANLIVKDEKDNLSDTEEVIVIKKKKKGKKSKSKNKLKTKAKNSPEPNEFLRDQSTDI